One stretch of Anaerobacillus alkaliphilus DNA includes these proteins:
- a CDS encoding DoxX family membrane protein has translation MVMNFLRNNKIAAGILTFLRVYLGWKWLTGGWGKITGEPFSAAGYLNNAAANPVVSHGEVVYPNYVSFLEKFAIPNAEIFSHMVAWGELLVGLGLILGVLTTYAAFFGVVMNFSFMFAGTISTNPWMILIAFFILAAGYNAGRFGGDRWVMPYLKGLVFKNNKLSSKSVAA, from the coding sequence ATGGTCATGAACTTTTTAAGAAACAATAAAATAGCAGCAGGAATTTTAACTTTCTTACGTGTATATCTTGGATGGAAATGGTTAACTGGCGGTTGGGGAAAAATTACTGGAGAACCATTCAGTGCGGCGGGCTATCTAAATAATGCAGCTGCAAATCCAGTTGTCAGCCACGGAGAAGTGGTTTATCCGAACTATGTATCATTCCTAGAGAAGTTTGCCATTCCAAATGCAGAGATCTTTAGCCATATGGTTGCCTGGGGCGAGTTATTAGTAGGGCTTGGACTAATTCTTGGAGTATTAACAACTTACGCAGCATTTTTCGGAGTAGTAATGAACTTCTCATTCATGTTTGCAGGAACTATCTCAACTAACCCTTGGATGATTTTAATTGCCTTCTTTATCTTAGCAGCTGGTTACAATGCAGGTCGCTTTGGTGGAGATCGTTGGGTAATGCCATATTTAAAAGGTTTAGTATTCAAAAACAATAAACTGAGCAGTAAGTCAGTCGCGGCTTAA
- a CDS encoding bifunctional diguanylate cyclase/phosphohydrolase gives MIFLIKLTRVNLYIIFIVIFGLISFLLHIDFTIKAITDWTIFIYLVLSIIFLINCKIILPPKGNALTMESGVYLASTFIFGVETTLAVLLIGNIAFALLNPKIKWWKHLLNFTNYSIMTIGAYYTFILIGGEVGSVQLEKIYIYVITLIAYYTINVFLVGSYFYLASSSNVFKVFKTIVSETLFGYLCTLVMSVVLAILIVSHDKFGLVLFTGVVGLLSVAFKQYYNLYEKVAKKANTDLLTGLYNHSYFKEVLTNHLKNNDNLKLSLALIDIDDFKKYNDYYGHLAGDDLLKYIGNLLSEGCKENNFFVARYGGEEFVIIMKDVDRSTALKFLNTLRKQVNDSYFNGVEILPHRCLSFSGGVVEYEKGIYSINELIDRADQAMYFAKAQGKNNCQPYDSKNISLTILEHEKELELLEQQVKIFLYKDVYTYQHSRRVYQYARDFAYKLNLSDYEKKLLISGALIHDIGKLEIPRDIINKKGKLEPFEWEIIKKHVTWGKEIVATNKDLHDLIPLVELHHERYDGRGYPYGLQGESTPKLARILCIIDSFDAMTTERPYQKTKTFDEAIEELKQCAGKQFDPNYVPAFIEMVRELYPLKFTENSITKEKVTNF, from the coding sequence GTGATCTTCTTGATTAAACTAACGAGAGTCAATCTGTATATTATTTTTATTGTTATTTTTGGGCTTATAAGTTTTCTTCTCCATATTGATTTTACAATTAAAGCAATTACTGATTGGACAATATTTATTTACCTAGTCCTTTCTATTATCTTTTTAATAAATTGTAAAATCATTCTTCCCCCAAAAGGAAATGCACTTACAATGGAATCAGGGGTCTACTTGGCATCAACATTTATCTTTGGGGTTGAAACCACGTTAGCTGTTTTATTAATTGGTAATATAGCTTTTGCCCTTTTAAATCCAAAGATTAAGTGGTGGAAACATTTATTAAATTTTACCAATTATTCTATTATGACGATTGGAGCTTACTATACATTTATATTAATTGGTGGGGAAGTTGGTTCTGTTCAGCTAGAAAAGATATATATCTATGTAATTACTCTAATTGCCTACTATACCATTAATGTATTTCTAGTAGGGTCTTACTTCTATTTAGCATCCTCTTCAAATGTTTTCAAAGTGTTTAAGACTATCGTCTCTGAAACGCTATTTGGATATTTGTGTACTTTAGTAATGTCAGTAGTTTTGGCAATCTTGATTGTTTCACATGATAAATTCGGCTTGGTTCTCTTTACAGGTGTAGTCGGTCTGCTTTCCGTTGCTTTTAAACAATACTACAATCTGTATGAAAAGGTAGCTAAAAAAGCCAATACAGACTTGTTAACAGGCCTCTATAATCATAGCTATTTTAAAGAAGTACTTACTAACCATCTAAAAAATAACGACAACTTAAAGCTCAGTCTAGCACTTATCGATATAGATGACTTTAAAAAATACAATGATTATTACGGTCACCTAGCAGGAGACGATCTATTAAAGTATATTGGAAATCTCTTAAGTGAAGGCTGTAAAGAAAATAATTTTTTTGTTGCAAGGTATGGTGGCGAAGAGTTTGTCATTATTATGAAGGACGTTGACCGTTCAACTGCGCTAAAATTCCTTAATACTTTAAGAAAGCAAGTTAATGACTCTTATTTTAATGGAGTAGAGATATTGCCACACCGCTGCTTATCTTTTTCTGGCGGGGTTGTTGAGTACGAAAAAGGAATTTACAGTATCAACGAACTAATTGACAGAGCTGATCAAGCAATGTACTTTGCGAAAGCACAAGGAAAAAACAATTGTCAACCTTATGACAGTAAAAATATCTCTCTGACAATACTGGAACACGAAAAAGAACTTGAGCTCTTAGAGCAACAAGTAAAAATATTTCTTTATAAAGATGTGTATACATATCAACATAGTCGACGAGTGTATCAATATGCCAGAGACTTTGCTTACAAACTAAACTTAAGTGACTACGAAAAAAAGTTATTAATCTCCGGTGCACTCATTCACGACATTGGAAAACTAGAAATACCTCGGGACATTATTAATAAAAAAGGGAAATTAGAGCCTTTTGAATGGGAAATCATTAAAAAACATGTTACATGGGGGAAAGAAATAGTCGCTACAAATAAGGACCTACATGACCTTATTCCTTTAGTAGAGCTTCACCATGAACGTTATGATGGTAGAGGTTACCCATATGGGCTGCAGGGTGAGAGTACACCAAAACTTGCGAGAATATTATGTATTATCGATTCTTTTGATGCAATGACGACTGAAAGACCTTATCAAAAAACAAAGACTTTCGACGAGGCTATTGAAGAGCTGAAACAATGTGCTGGAAAGCAATTTGATCCAAACTATGTGCCAGCCTTTATCGAAATGGTTAGAGAACTATATCCTTTAAAGTTTACTGAAAATAGTATAACAAAAGAGAAAGTAACCAATTTCTAA
- a CDS encoding DUF5317 domain-containing protein: MVFDGILISIIIGFLRKGSLRGIAEIKLKGGYIFPLLLIIQLTIYLLQSKFALITNISGYLFITIYLCGMYFLWLNRKHCGFLLILAGVFLNFLVMAINGGRMPVSMEAAIILDPYYIDVLLNDVYGKHMLLTESTKLAFLGDIIPITNPYPKSQVISIGDIFMNIGIFFFIQQLMLKHKLTKISHPVLKKEVN; encoded by the coding sequence ATGGTCTTTGATGGTATATTAATTTCAATAATTATAGGTTTTCTTAGAAAAGGTAGTTTACGAGGCATTGCTGAAATAAAGCTAAAGGGTGGTTACATATTCCCTTTACTTTTAATCATTCAATTAACGATCTATCTTCTCCAATCTAAATTTGCATTAATTACAAATATTAGTGGCTATTTATTCATTACTATCTATCTTTGCGGGATGTATTTCTTATGGCTAAATCGCAAACATTGTGGTTTTCTACTTATCTTAGCAGGAGTATTTCTTAATTTCTTAGTAATGGCTATTAATGGAGGAAGAATGCCAGTTTCTATGGAAGCAGCTATAATACTGGACCCTTATTATATTGATGTGTTACTAAATGACGTCTACGGAAAACACATGTTACTAACAGAATCTACAAAACTAGCTTTTCTCGGTGATATTATCCCAATCACAAATCCCTACCCCAAAAGTCAAGTTATTAGTATTGGGGATATTTTCATGAATATAGGGATATTTTTCTTCATTCAACAACTAATGCTTAAACATAAATTAACAAAGATTTCCCACCCTGTATTAAAAAAGGAGGTGAATTAA